A region from the Rufibacter sp. DG15C genome encodes:
- a CDS encoding AI-2E family transporter: MELKLPSYFKYTVILLGLFLLLYFMQTFKSILIPLSFAGLFALLLLPISTRLERQMPRSMATLLSLILVILVVALMIYFFSMQIGNFTAELNDISAKLSILISKIQMFLFNKFGIKPTNRSEFIEKALGNISQTGTAFVGSTISLTTGALTVITLIPIYVFCMLYYRDHLRQFIFQFIAVSKRESILNTIDNIQQVVQSYISGLVIVIVIVSILNSIGLMIMGIEYAIFFGAFAAILTIIPYIGIMLGAALPALYVLVNTGSVTNMLIVVAIFAFVQFLEGNFITPNVVGSKVSINPFAAIIALIMGGEIWGAAGMILSIPLIAILKVLLDQYAPLKPFAFLLGDIHREPRELKLLKKLKRKRKE, encoded by the coding sequence ATGGAATTAAAATTACCCTCCTATTTTAAGTACACAGTTATCCTGTTGGGCCTGTTTCTGCTATTGTATTTCATGCAGACATTCAAGTCCATCTTGATTCCGTTGAGCTTTGCCGGTTTGTTTGCCCTACTCCTTTTGCCCATCAGCACACGGTTGGAACGCCAGATGCCTCGGTCCATGGCCACGCTCCTAAGCTTGATTTTAGTGATTCTGGTGGTGGCTTTGATGATCTACTTTTTCTCCATGCAGATCGGGAATTTTACGGCAGAGTTGAACGACATCTCCGCTAAGCTGTCCATCCTGATCTCCAAGATCCAGATGTTTCTATTTAATAAGTTTGGCATCAAACCCACCAACCGCTCAGAATTCATTGAAAAAGCACTGGGCAACATCAGCCAGACGGGTACCGCTTTTGTGGGAAGTACCATTTCCTTGACCACTGGCGCCCTCACTGTCATCACGCTCATCCCCATCTATGTCTTTTGTATGCTGTATTACCGCGACCACTTGCGGCAATTCATCTTCCAATTTATTGCCGTTAGTAAACGTGAAAGCATTCTAAACACCATTGACAATATACAGCAGGTAGTGCAGAGCTACATCTCAGGCTTAGTGATAGTGATAGTGATTGTGTCAATTCTCAACTCCATTGGCTTGATGATCATGGGCATTGAATATGCCATCTTCTTCGGGGCCTTTGCCGCCATTTTGACCATTATTCCTTACATAGGCATCATGCTGGGCGCTGCCTTACCCGCGCTGTATGTGCTAGTGAACACCGGCTCTGTGACCAACATGCTAATTGTGGTGGCCATCTTTGCGTTTGTACAGTTTCTGGAAGGCAATTTCATTACACCCAACGTGGTGGGCTCTAAGGTGAGCATCAACCCGTTTGCGGCCATCATTGCCTTGATCATGGGCGGCGAAATCTGGGGAGCTGCGGGCATGATCTTATCCATCCCGCTCATTGCCATCCTCAAGGTTCTACTAGATCAGTACGCGCCCTTGAAACCATTCGCGTTTTTGCTGGGAGACATTCACCGCGAACCTCGTGAACTAAAACTCCTCAAGAAGCTCAAGCGAAAACGTAAAGAATAG
- a CDS encoding DNA topoisomerase IV subunit B, with translation MAEQINVNYNEDSIRSLDWREHIRLRPGMYIGKLGDGSSPDDGIYILVKEVIDNSIDEHMMGFGRTIEVKISDHKVVVRDYGRGIPLGKVIDCVSKINTGGKYDSRAFQKSVGLNGVGTKAVNALSSQFRIQSVRDGKTKVAEFERGELVNDEALQDTTQRNGTTTVFVPDDTIFKNYHFIPEFLENQIWNYVYLNAGLTIHFNGQKYLSENGLKDLLARKIDEESMRYPIIHLKGDDIEFALTHGNDYGEEYYSFVNGQYTTQGGTHLAAFREAVVKTLREFYKKDYDAADIRGSIVAAVAIRVQEPVFESQTKTKLGSINVAHEGPTVRNFVNDYVKEHLDNYLHKNPTVAESLKKRIEQSERERKDMAGIKKLANQRAKKANLHNKKLRDCRFHFAESKDLEKEALTTLFITEGDSASGSITKSRNVELEAVFSLRGKPLNCFGLKKKVVYENEEFNLLQHALNIEEGLEGLRYNRVVVATDADVDGMHIRLLLMTFFLQFFPDLVKNGHLYILETPLFRVRNKKETIYCYNEQEKQNAMRKLGKNPEITRFKGLGEISPEEFGKFIGDNIRLEPVIMGKTEQNIQKILSYFMGKNTPERQQFIIENLKIEKDIVEEVYA, from the coding sequence ATGGCAGAACAGATTAACGTAAATTACAACGAGGATAGCATTCGTTCCCTAGACTGGCGTGAACACATTCGGTTACGTCCGGGTATGTACATCGGTAAACTGGGCGACGGTTCTTCACCCGACGACGGAATTTACATTCTTGTGAAAGAGGTGATTGACAACTCCATTGATGAGCACATGATGGGGTTTGGCCGAACCATTGAAGTAAAAATATCTGACCATAAAGTGGTAGTGCGGGACTACGGCCGCGGTATTCCGTTGGGCAAGGTCATTGACTGCGTAAGCAAGATCAACACCGGTGGTAAGTATGACAGCCGCGCCTTTCAGAAGTCGGTGGGTTTGAACGGGGTAGGTACCAAAGCAGTGAATGCTTTGTCCTCGCAGTTCAGAATACAGTCCGTGCGGGATGGCAAAACCAAAGTAGCCGAGTTTGAGCGCGGTGAGTTGGTGAATGATGAAGCCTTGCAGGACACCACTCAGCGCAATGGTACCACCACAGTGTTTGTGCCAGATGACACCATTTTCAAGAACTACCATTTCATTCCTGAGTTCCTGGAGAACCAGATCTGGAACTACGTCTACCTGAACGCTGGTCTTACCATCCATTTCAATGGGCAGAAGTATCTGTCTGAAAATGGGTTGAAGGATTTGTTGGCCCGCAAGATTGATGAGGAAAGCATGCGCTATCCTATCATCCACCTGAAGGGGGATGATATTGAGTTTGCGCTCACCCACGGTAATGACTACGGTGAGGAGTATTATTCCTTTGTGAACGGCCAGTACACTACGCAAGGCGGTACACATCTAGCAGCCTTTAGAGAGGCTGTGGTGAAGACGCTGCGGGAGTTTTATAAGAAGGACTATGATGCAGCAGACATCAGAGGCTCTATCGTCGCAGCGGTGGCTATACGGGTGCAGGAGCCTGTCTTTGAAAGCCAGACTAAGACCAAGCTAGGGTCCATCAACGTAGCGCACGAAGGACCCACTGTCCGCAACTTCGTGAACGATTACGTGAAGGAGCACCTGGACAACTACCTGCACAAAAACCCAACGGTCGCCGAGTCGCTTAAAAAACGAATTGAGCAGAGTGAGCGGGAGCGCAAGGACATGGCCGGTATTAAGAAACTTGCCAACCAACGCGCCAAAAAAGCCAACCTGCACAACAAAAAACTGCGCGACTGCCGTTTCCACTTCGCTGAAAGCAAAGACCTGGAGAAAGAGGCCTTGACTACTTTGTTTATCACAGAGGGTGACTCAGCGTCAGGTTCTATCACCAAGTCCCGCAATGTGGAGTTAGAGGCGGTGTTCAGCTTGCGGGGTAAGCCTTTGAACTGCTTTGGTCTTAAGAAGAAGGTGGTGTATGAGAATGAGGAGTTCAACCTCTTGCAACACGCCTTGAATATTGAAGAAGGATTGGAAGGCCTGCGCTACAACCGCGTGGTGGTCGCCACTGATGCAGACGTGGACGGCATGCACATCCGGTTGCTTTTGATGACCTTCTTCCTGCAGTTCTTCCCTGACCTGGTAAAGAACGGCCACTTGTACATCTTGGAGACGCCTTTGTTTAGGGTGCGCAACAAGAAGGAAACTATTTACTGCTACAATGAGCAGGAAAAGCAGAATGCCATGCGCAAGCTAGGCAAGAACCCTGAGATCACCCGCTTTAAAGGATTGGGGGAGATCTCGCCAGAGGAGTTTGGTAAGTTCATTGGCGACAACATACGCTTGGAACCAGTGATCATGGGGAAGACGGAGCAGAACATCCAGAAAATCCTGTCTTACTTCATGGGAAAGAACACGCCAGAGCGCCAGCAGTTTATCATTGAGAATTTGAAGATTGAAAAAGATATAGTAGAGGAAGTTTATGCTTAA
- a CDS encoding DNA gyrase/topoisomerase IV subunit A: MLNEELDNENNLELGTELEGDEAIHDITSVSGLYENWFLDYASYVILERAVPALEDGFKPVQRRIMHAMKEMDDGRFNKVANVIGQTMQYHPHGDASIGDAIVNLGQKDLLIETQGNWGDVRTGDSAAAPRYIEARLTKFALDVVFNGQTTEWQLSYDGRKNEPVTLPVKFPLLLAQGVEGIAVGLSTKIMPHNFRELIKGSIDVLKGRQTTLLPDFPTGGMADFSNYNGGGRGGKIRLRATIEKVDKSLLVIKDVPYGTTTTALMESIVKASENNKIKIKKVVDNTAAAVEIQVHIPPGISPDLTIDALYAFTDCEISISPNTCVIIEDKPRFLNVDELLRMSTLKTVRLLERELEIRMGELEDKWHQSSLEKIFIENRIYRDIEECETWEAVLEAIDRGLDPYKPILRREVTQEDIIRLTEIKIKRISKFDAFKADEFIKKLEDEMAEVADNLANLTRYAISYFEGLFAKYGKGKERKTQIRTFDVVSAQKVAIANQKLYVNRKDGFVGYGLKKDEFVTDCSDMDDIIAIRKDGKFVVTKISDKTFVGKDILYTAVYNKNDEHMVYNMIYVDGKTGVAYAKRFAVTSITRDKEYDLTKGEKNSKIIYLTANPNSESELVSIQLQPASTARVKQFDFDFAELLIKGKGSQGNIVTKYPIKKVTQKALGESTRGGREIYYDEVIGRLNTESRGRYLGSFNTEDTILVLFKDGSYELTSFDLTNHYDVANIEAIHKFSPELVVSALYTEGETKVTYVKRFLIETTTVGKRFTFISESKGSKLLAASVAAEPKAEIKFQRDKKSEKESEVLLLNEFIDVKGWRAMGNKLNYFKIFGVTIAKDEKMEVVKPKNGTKAIKAVKVEPKLAEKISSGYESGAEINFDILPTQPVKELPVESGQTEDLQKPPKKEKKQLNLF; the protein is encoded by the coding sequence ATGCTTAACGAAGAATTGGATAACGAGAACAACTTAGAACTGGGCACTGAACTGGAGGGCGATGAGGCCATCCATGACATTACCTCGGTTTCTGGTTTGTACGAGAACTGGTTTCTAGACTACGCCTCTTACGTAATTCTGGAGCGTGCCGTACCGGCGCTGGAAGACGGGTTCAAGCCCGTGCAGCGCCGCATCATGCACGCCATGAAAGAAATGGACGATGGTCGCTTTAACAAAGTGGCCAACGTGATAGGGCAGACCATGCAGTATCACCCGCACGGTGATGCCTCTATTGGAGATGCTATTGTGAACCTGGGCCAGAAGGACCTGCTCATTGAAACCCAGGGAAACTGGGGAGACGTGCGCACGGGTGACAGCGCTGCCGCGCCTCGTTACATTGAGGCCCGTCTAACCAAGTTCGCCTTAGACGTAGTGTTCAATGGACAAACTACTGAGTGGCAACTGAGCTATGATGGCCGTAAGAATGAGCCGGTGACTTTGCCGGTGAAATTCCCCTTGCTATTGGCACAGGGTGTGGAAGGGATTGCGGTAGGTTTGTCTACCAAGATCATGCCTCACAACTTCCGGGAGTTGATTAAAGGCTCTATTGATGTCTTGAAAGGCCGTCAAACTACTTTGCTTCCAGACTTCCCAACGGGTGGTATGGCAGACTTCTCCAACTACAACGGCGGGGGCAGAGGTGGTAAAATTAGGTTGAGAGCAACTATTGAGAAAGTAGACAAGTCCTTGCTGGTGATAAAGGATGTGCCTTATGGCACCACCACTACCGCCTTGATGGAGTCTATTGTCAAGGCCAGCGAGAACAATAAGATCAAAATCAAGAAGGTAGTAGATAATACAGCCGCAGCGGTTGAAATTCAGGTTCACATTCCACCGGGGATTTCACCTGACTTGACTATTGACGCGCTGTATGCCTTTACAGACTGCGAGATTTCTATCTCACCTAATACTTGCGTCATCATTGAAGACAAGCCTCGCTTCCTGAATGTGGATGAGCTCTTGCGCATGTCTACTTTGAAAACCGTGAGGTTGCTGGAGCGTGAGTTGGAGATTAGAATGGGCGAACTGGAAGACAAGTGGCACCAGTCCTCGCTTGAGAAAATCTTTATTGAGAACCGCATCTACCGTGACATTGAAGAGTGTGAAACCTGGGAAGCGGTATTAGAGGCCATTGACAGAGGTTTAGATCCATACAAACCCATCCTTCGCCGCGAGGTAACGCAAGAAGATATCATCCGCCTAACGGAGATAAAGATCAAGCGTATCTCTAAGTTTGACGCATTCAAGGCAGACGAGTTTATCAAGAAGCTGGAGGATGAAATGGCTGAGGTGGCAGACAACCTGGCCAACCTTACCCGTTACGCCATCAGCTATTTTGAAGGTCTATTTGCCAAATATGGCAAAGGCAAGGAGCGCAAAACCCAAATCAGAACCTTTGACGTAGTGTCTGCCCAAAAGGTGGCCATTGCCAACCAGAAGCTGTACGTGAACCGCAAAGACGGCTTTGTAGGCTATGGTCTCAAGAAAGACGAGTTTGTCACCGACTGCTCTGACATGGACGACATCATTGCCATACGCAAAGACGGCAAGTTTGTAGTAACCAAGATCAGTGACAAGACCTTTGTGGGCAAGGACATCTTGTATACCGCCGTGTATAACAAGAACGATGAGCACATGGTCTACAACATGATCTATGTGGATGGAAAAACGGGCGTGGCCTATGCCAAGCGTTTTGCCGTGACGTCCATCACCAGAGACAAGGAGTATGACTTAACCAAAGGCGAGAAAAATTCTAAGATTATCTACCTCACGGCCAACCCTAACTCTGAGTCTGAGTTGGTGAGCATTCAGTTGCAGCCGGCCAGCACGGCTCGCGTGAAGCAGTTTGACTTTGATTTTGCAGAGTTGTTGATCAAAGGCAAAGGCTCACAAGGAAATATTGTGACTAAGTACCCTATCAAAAAGGTAACGCAGAAAGCGCTGGGTGAATCTACCCGCGGAGGACGTGAAATCTATTATGATGAAGTGATTGGTCGTTTGAACACGGAGAGCCGTGGTCGTTACTTGGGTAGCTTCAATACAGAGGATACCATTTTGGTCTTGTTCAAAGACGGGTCTTATGAGTTGACGTCCTTTGACTTGACCAACCATTATGATGTGGCCAACATAGAAGCCATTCATAAGTTCTCGCCAGAGTTGGTGGTATCTGCATTGTACACTGAAGGGGAGACCAAGGTGACCTATGTGAAGCGGTTCTTAATTGAGACTACTACGGTTGGCAAACGCTTTACTTTCATCAGTGAGTCTAAAGGCTCTAAATTGTTGGCTGCCTCAGTAGCAGCAGAACCTAAGGCTGAAATTAAATTCCAGCGGGATAAAAAGTCAGAGAAGGAATCTGAGGTATTGCTTCTGAATGAATTCATTGATGTGAAAGGCTGGCGCGCCATGGGAAATAAGCTCAACTACT